TTACGCATCCTGGAAAGTGAGTTTCCAGGAGAAGGCGTTGGGTCTCTACAGGGGAAGATGTGTACGTGCCATCGGGTTTCCGGAGTGAGCCCAATTGCGATGTGGTCTTGTACGCTAATGTTTTCCTTACACGGTTGGCGTGGTCTAGTGTTTCGATGCTGCTGCAGAAGTTCCTCCATGATAAGGATCTCCAGTACCGcagtctttttttgtaattggccTTGGCTTCATAGTAGTTGTCCCAGTCTACCTCGGCCATTGTGTTCATGGCCCTGTTGAAGAGTCTCCTGGTTTTCCGTCGGAGTCTCTCCAGTTCTGGACCCCACCACTTGTGTCCCGTTATGGCAGTCCTTGCCGGTGGTTTTAAGGGACACGCCTTGTGGTAGCTGTCTACGAgggcatcggttaagatgtttaCCTGCTGTTCTATTTCAGTCGGTTCCCGGAAGTCGTCCCTCGGAGGAAGCAGGTCGAGGCTTTCACCTAGGACCTTCCTGAAAGTGGCTCGGTCCGTTTTCCTGGGATTCCTTCGGGCGGTTGGTGTGTCACTAGATGCTAGTAGATTGAAGCGAATCCATCTATGGTCTGAGCAAGAGGCCTCCTGGGAGACGTGCCATCCCATGACTAGTTCACTGACCTCCTCCGAAGCCAGAGTCAGGTCAATAATCGTCCTGCATCGTTTGTTTACGAATGTTGGTTCGGcacctacatttaaaatgtttagattAGTAGTCACAAGATATTCAACAAGTGTCTTACCTCTGTTGTTACTGGTCTCCATTCCCCACAGCGGGTGGTGTGCGTTGGAGTCGGCCCCGATGATTAATGCGAGGCCCGCTCTCTCGCAGTGGCTGACCAGTCGTTGTAGTTCGGCGGGCGGCGGCTCGTCCTCTCCGGGCATGTACGCCGAGGCAAGGACTAGGTCGCGACAGCCTGTTGGCAgtggaacttgtagtttaatcgcacacaggtctctggaacagaaCTCAGTGAGCGGTTGTGCAATGATATTGTTAGTGGTTAGGATACAAGCCCTAGGGACGGCGTGTACCGTGGAGTAATAGAGCTTACCTTTCGTGTCGGAGAGCCCGCGTATGTGACCGTTGCCCACCCATGGTTCTTGTAGGAGGGCAACGGCTGTTGGCAAACCTACCAGGCAGCGTCTCAGTTGGGCCGTAGCGGCCACGCTGTGCTGGAGGTTTGCTTGTAGGACACTAGCCGGTGTCCATGTTGTCGGTGGTGGGGTCTCCGTCTTGCATCTCCCCTCCCTCCTTCAACATGTCGGCCAGCCCCGTCTCTATCCAAGCCGACAGGTACTCACCGTCGGATGATGTCCCGGCTGGTTCGTCACCAGTGCCAAGGAGTTCATCCTCCGAGGGTTCGGCTGTCGTTGGCTTGGGCATCGATGGGGGGGCAACTTCCTCTCCGGAGGCAGATTTACTCTGACCGGGGGTGCCCGGGGCCTGTCGACTAGGGACCTGTGCTCCCGTTACCCTTAGGGTGGAGTCCTGCAGGGTGGGAGGCTGGTCCAGGTATTTGCCTCCGGGACCCCTGAACCTGAGGTAGACATTACCCACTCCACAGTTCAGGGATCTCCCCCTCTCCATAAAGGCGGGGACGAGGTCTTCGGGGATTGTGAAGGCGACAAACCACCCCTGGTCTTGCCGCAGTATCTCAATGATGGACCAAGTGCCgaccttggcccattcattctgGTACTTCAGTCCGTCAGCTGCCTGACGGACGTCTTCCCAGGACGAGTTGTTGATGTTGGGTATAAGGAGCCCGCACTTAACTCTCCTTGCCATCTCCGACTGGCGAACTGCCGTTAGGGAGATGTCTGGCAAGGTTAGGGACTGGATGCATCGCTGAGACCAGGCGGCCGAGTATTCGTCCTCTGCGAAGACCCTCAGCTGCCCCTCAGCGAAAACCGGTTTACCCTTGAATTTAGGTGGCCGGGCTCCCACGATGTTCTTCCTCGCCTCCACCACGATTGCTTGGTGCAACCCGCGGAGAATGGcgtgggatgtttcagcggagaTCTTACCCGACTTTGCGTCCGTGATGACGATCGTCAGGTCAGATGCCGCTGCTTGTGCGTACGACGCTTTCGGTTGGCTGGGGCTCACTAGTCGCTGCTTTTTGTTATCTCCTTGCGGGGAGAAGGACTCTTCTCGCGTCCTTTTAGCAGTGGCTCGTGCGAACTTGCCTGGCCGTCGTTTGGGTGGAACTGCAGTCGGAACAGCAGGGCTACTGGCCGACCTTCCTGCCTTAGGGGGTAGGATGGAACCTTTCCCCTTCGGCGGAGGCTTGCCAGCAGCATCCTGCTTGTTCGGCGCCGGTTCGGGTGCCGGCTTCTGAGAAGCCCGTGCTCCCTCCTCGGTTGCAGggttgtgtgtctgtgtgtgtgtgtgtgtctgtgtggtgCCCAGTTGCTGCTCTCGTGCTAGCcgagccgcgcgcctctggttcttatttttcttcttcttcttagccACCCCACCTTGACGTTGAACAGGGGGGGGTGGGTTGGAAGAGGAAGAAGTCCCGGCTCTGGCTGGGTGAGGCTTCCCACTAGTGGGTCGCTTCTTGGGCCTGCGGTCCACTACCTGCCAGTCCTGGAATGTGTTTGGGCCAGTCTGCTCCCCAGATGAACTAGGTTGCTGACCAGCCGGGTGGTTTGCTTGACGCACTGTCTCTGGGACAGCTTGTCTCGCATGTGTGGCTTCACCATTAGCGATGAACGCTGCTGGATCAGCTTGGGGGTTTTCGTTCGACCTGTTATCCATAGTTCGTACGTTTTATCTTCATCCTCATCGGCTCCCACCCTACAAGGGCCCACAACATTGGGAACGCTTACCGGCACATATAAAAGGTGCTTTCAGTCGTTAGGACACCGACTCGGGTATAGAAGTGAGAAGTTGGCTAGTTGCGCGACATCGGAAATTCGTGAAGGTGGGACGTAGGGTCGCCCAGGTCAGACGCCCTCCGCCAGAATCACCTAAACGAATCTCCTCAGCATGGCCTTTCACCACCACATCAGCAGCCGAAACTACCTCTGCGGCCCTCCCACTTCTTGCCGTGAGTCCACCTACGGTACCTCACTAGACCATTTCCCGGACTGTGGCTAGTAGCCCGGGCCACCGTTTCGCCCGAAATTCGGGCCGAAGCAGACGTGTTGCCACGCGGGTTGGCAATGGCTCAATCGCCAGGATCCCGTCATCCTTGCTTACGGCGCTCAACTGTGCAGGTCCTAGCACAGGTGGGTTGTGTGTAGGTTGTCAGCAGTAACCCACTCCTGCTGACAACACTAAGTGGATGTTAGCCGTGACTAGAAAGAGGCACGAATGCCAGTCGCTAGTGACGTTGCCCAGCCTATCCCTGTAGCCTTACgacgactgccttagcagtgtcaaactgataTATGTATTCGCTAACGTATGCTTAACTTTCTttctagagttaaaccaagaaaggtctgcagagattttgacagcacacgcagtgcaagtgttattttaaacgtcaaacttctatgaaattatgacgtattaataacactggcactgcgtgtgctgtcaaaatctctgcagacttttcttggtctaactctatacatcacgctcgcactaatatgcgagtacgagcgagatgcatagaaagtaagttacgcacacgatagcgaa
The Cydia strobilella chromosome Z, ilCydStro3.1, whole genome shotgun sequence genome window above contains:
- the LOC134755003 gene encoding uncharacterized protein LOC134755003; protein product: MPGEDEPPPAELQRLVSHCERAGLALIIGADSNAHHPLWGMETSNNRGKTLVEYLVTTNLNILNVGAEPTFVNKRCRTIIDLTLASEEVSELVMGWHVSQEASCSDHRWIRFNLLASSDTPTARRNPRKTDRATFRKVLGESLDLLPPRDDFREPTEIEQQVNILTDALVDSYHKACPLKPPARTAITGHKWWGPELERLRRKTRRLFNRAMNTMAEVDWDNYYEAKANYKKRLRYWRSLSWRNFCSSIETLDHANRVRKTLAYKTTSQLGSLRKPDGTYTSSPDA